One Lagenorhynchus albirostris chromosome 8, mLagAlb1.1, whole genome shotgun sequence genomic region harbors:
- the CCDC71L gene encoding coiled-coil domain-containing protein 71L, with amino-acid sequence MRRSVKRRRRRSPAARAAAARGVGFRAGGGAALEAREEKVVYSRSQLSLADSTKALGDAFKLFMPRSTEFMSSDAELWSFLCSLKHQFSPHILRSKDVYGYSSCRALVPDPPGPLAARGPTRRPTSSAAARRRRRGARAPVARRRKPPPPPPADPGESCPAKPAAPEPCFGGRTLEEIWRAATPTLTTFPTIRVGDDVWGERSLAAARRKAHQVLQVNLEPVVRLRRFPVPRA; translated from the coding sequence ATGCGGCGCAGCGTGAAGAGGCGGCGGCGCCGGTCCCCGGCCGCCCGGGCCGCGGCCGCCCGGGGCGTCGGCTTTAGGGCGGGAGGAGGGGCCGCGCTGGAGGCGCGGGAGGAGAAGGTGGTGTACTCGCGGTCGCAACTCTCGCTGGCCGACAGCACCAAGGCGCTGGGCGACGCCTTCAAGCTGTTCATGCCACGCAGCACGGAGTTCATGAGCTCGGATGCGGAGCTCTGGAGCTTCCTCTGCAGCCTCAAGCACCAGTTCTCCCCGCATATCCTGCGCAGCAAGGACGTCTACGGCTACTCTTCCTGCCGGGCCCTGGTCCCCGACCCCCCGGGACCCCTTGCCGCCCGCGGCCCGACGCGCAGGCCGACCTCGAGCGCGGCGGCCAGGAGGAGGCGCCGCGGAGCCCGGGCGCCCGTCGCCCGCCGGAGGaagcccccgccgccgccgccggcggACCCCGGGGAGAGCTGCCCCGCCAAGCCCGCGGCGCCCGAGCCCTGCTTCGGGGGCCGCACCCTGGAGGAGATCTGGAGGGCGGCCACCCCGACGCTGACCACCTTCCCCACCATCCGCGTCGGCGACGACGTGTGGGGCGAGCGCAGCCTGGCGGCGGCGCGGCGTAAGGCGCACCAAGTCCTGCAAGTGAACCTGGAACCCGTGGTGAGGCTCCGCCGCTTCCCGGTGCCTCGGGCGTGA